One stretch of Zingiber officinale cultivar Zhangliang chromosome 6B, Zo_v1.1, whole genome shotgun sequence DNA includes these proteins:
- the LOC121989309 gene encoding BTB/POZ domain-containing protein At5g41330-like: MPPFASAASIFSSVNNTAADPSSNVVTLNVGGQIFQTTAQTLSVAGSGSLLSSFASSAYGSAASSIPFIDRDPELFACLLSLLRTGRLPSRAASAFDPDDLLAEARFYSLHPVLLSALSHPSLFDAFALRPSLLLPLPGRDSPSALAPAPAPAADSDVSLFVAHGGKVSSFDPSLRRRATALTPLPVVDSLLALGPLAAAGATDFPGLHLLDLRRTGSPVSHVLQWSPHQFAPASAVQAIGSSSDHLFCSYESCRRNANAILAYDLATLQPVTEIARREIYGAELDSAIPATKLQWVPGLNLLMAAGSHSGPSGLSGDIRLWDLRSAEAVWHGKEKADCFADITVSDSLSAMFKVGINSGEVLMADIRNLSSENPWTCIGSGSNLGTGKKEGSGCRIESYGRHVFCSRGADVEMWTEVLMGSLTTKIEDGLEGERVIKRNTMGGSKVAEGKKINLLGFGGNRMVVTRKAEQCVEVWETSARV, translated from the coding sequence ATGCCGCCGTTCGCCAGCGCAGCCTCGATCTTCTCCTCCGTGAACAACACCGCTGCCGATCCCAGCAGCAACGTCGTCACTCTCAACGTCGGTGGCCAGATCTTCCAGACCACCGCGCAGACCCTCTCCGTCGCCGGCTCTGGTTCCCTCCTCTCCTCGTTCGCCTCCTCCGCCTACGGCAGCGCTGCTTCTTCCATCCCTTTCATTGACCGCGACCCGGAGCTCTTTGCCTGCCTCCTCTCCCTCCTCCGCACGGGCCGCCTTCCTTCCCGCGCTGCTTCTGCTTTCGACCCCGACGACCTCCTCGCCGAGGCCCGCTTCTACTCCCTCCATCCGGTTCTTCTCTCAGCCCTTTCCCATCCATCCCTCTTCGACGCCTTCGCTCTCCGGCCCTCCCTCCTCCTCCCCCTTCCCGGCCGCGATTCCCCTTCTGCCCTAGCCCCAGCCCCCGCCCCCGCCGCCGATTCCGATGTCTCCCTCTTTGTCGCCCACGGTGGCAAGGTATCGTCTTTCGACCCTTCCCTCCGCCGCCGCGCGACTGCCCTCACCCCGCTTCCAGTCGTCGACTCCCTCCTGGCCCTCGGCCCCCTCGCCGCCGCCGGGGCCACAGACTTCCCAGGCCTCCACCTCCTTGACCTCCGACGAACCGGAAGTCCCGTCAGCCACGTCCTCCAGTGGTCTCCTCATCAATTCGCCCCTGCATCTGCCGTCCAGGCCATCGGTTCCTCTTCCGACCATCTATTTTGCAGCTACGAGTCATGCCGGAGGAACGCCAACGCCATCCTCGCCTACGACCTCGCCACACTCCAGCCGGTCACCGAGATCGCCCGTCGCGAGATCTACGGGGCCGAGCTGGACTCCGCAATTCCTGCCACGAAGCTGCAGTGGGTTCCCGGATTGAACTTGCTCATGGCCGCCGGATCCCACAGCGGGCCTTCGGGCCTCTCCGGTGACATCCGGCTCTGGGACTTGAGGTCGGCGGAAGCAGTCTGGCATGGTAAAGAGAAAGCTGACTGCTTTGCAGACATCACAGTCTCTGATAGCCTTTCGGCAATGTTCAAAGTGGGGATCAACTCAGGCGAAGTTCTGATGGCGGATATCCGGAATCTGAGCTCCGAGAATCCCTGGACTTGCATTGGATCCGGCTCTAATTTGGGAACTGGGAAGAAGGAAGGAAGTGGATGCCGGATCGAGAGCTACGGAAGGCATGTGTTCTGCAGCAGAGGCGCCGATGTGGAGATGTGGACGGAAGTGTTGATGGGATCTTTGACGACAAAGATTGAAGATGGACTGGAGGGTGAGAGAGTGATCAAGAGGAACACGATGGGCGGCTCAAAGGTAGCTGAAGGGAAGAAGATAAACCTTCTGGGATTCGGAGGCAACAGAATGGTGGTGACAAGGAAGGCTGAGCAGTGTGTGGAAGTCTGGGAAACCTCAGCCAGGGTTTGA